ACCGAGATCATTTCCAAACTGAATGAGATCTACGGAACGGACACGACCGACGGCGACCAGTTGTCTCACGCGACGACACTCAACGAGAAGGTCCTAGAATCGACGGTCCTTCAGCAACAGGCTGCCAACAATTCAAAAGAGCAGTTCGCGAACTCGCCAGATCTGACCAACGAGATCATGAATGCGATCATCGACGCGATGGACGTGCAGGTCGACCTGAGCAGCAAAGCATTGAACTCAGCCGAAATCCGCGAAAGCCTGAAAGGGCTGATGCTGAATCAGTTGGGGCTGTATGAAAAACTCAAATCCCGAGCGATAGGAGCGTGATTTGAAGCTAGGCAAGCATTCCAATTTGCCGTCTCAAGCCCAATCGAACCGACGAATCGTTCAGGGTTCGTATCGAAAAGCTCTTGTGATTCAACGAGACAACGAAGCGTTAGATGACTCAATAATAGAGAACATGGAACTCATGACACGTTACCTGACCAAATCTCGATTCATCCTTGGCCACGGATGCCCAACCAAGCTCTTCTACACGAAGAAACCTGAGTATGCCAACTCACGAGAGGCGGATGAGTTTCTTCAGAGCCTCGCGGAAGGCGGGATGATTGTCGGTGAACTCGCAAAGCTCTATTTCCCGGGCGGCCATGACGTTTCAACCTTGAATTATGACACGGCACTGGAGGAAACCAGCCAACTTCTTCTTCAGAACGATGTCGTGATCTTTGAGGCCGCAGTCGCTTACGAGAATCTGTTCTGCCGAATCGACGTATTGGTTAAGAAAGGAAACGAGCTCCAGCTGATCGAAGTAAAGGCCAAGTCGATCGATGGAAATGACAGTGATCCGTTTCGGGGCACCCGAGGTGGCGTCCTCTCTGACTGGAAGAAATACTTGCTCGACGTCGCTTTTCAGCGTCTCATCTTCCAGCAGGCGTTCCCCACGTTTACTGTTTCATCGTGGTTGATGTGCGTTGATAAAACCGAGGAATGCACCGTCGATGGTTTGCACCGACTGTTCAAAATCGAAAGCGATGGCTCGCGAACTTCCTGCGTATTCGTTGGCGATGACCCTGCGGGCTCGATTTGCCGCGAAATCCTGAAGCGACGAAGGGTCGACGGACACATTGACGAATTGTGCAGCGACGACTTCGGCGGTCGTGACTTTGAACAGTACGTCCGTTGGCTCGCGGATAACTACTCACGTGACACGAAAGTCACTCCAGAAATTGGAGTTCACTGCCGCGATTGCGAATTTCGCTGCACACAGCAGCAATCCGACAACGACCGACAAGACGGTTTCCGGGAATGCTGGTCAGAAGTACTCGGCTGGTCAGACGCTGACTTTGACCGCCCGACGGTCTTTGACCTTAACAATTTTCGGCGAGCTCAGGAATTCATCGATCAACGTCGCATCGCACTCGAGGATCTGACCGAAGACGATCTCGATTTCGAGACAGACGCGAAACCCGGATTGCACCCAAAAGAGATGCAGCGGGTTCGACTGAATTCTCTTAAGTCGAGCAGCAGCAATGCCTTTGTCGACACTGAAGGGCTAGCGGAAGTAAGCAGAACCTGGAGATTCCCACTGCATTTCATCGACTTCGAGACGGCGGCCCCGGCCGTCCCGCTCCACCGGGGCTTGCGGCCTTACCAGAGCCTAGCGTTTCAATTTTCGCACCATACGCTTGGCGAAGACGGAAGCGTTTCCCATACCGGCCAATACCTGAATTCCGAACTCGGAGCATTTCCCAACTTCGATTTCCTTCGGAATCTAAAGTCTTCGTTGGATGGGGATAACGGAACGATTTTCCGATATGCCGCTCACGAGAATACGATTCTCAATCACATCGTTGAGCAATTAGACGAGTTCGGTCGCCACGAAAGTGATTATGAAGAGCTGCGGAACTTCGCCTGTTCGGTCTCCCGACCAACCCGGTCTCATCCGAATCCATGGACGGTAGGCGATCGAGATATGGTCGACCTGAGAGAGCTTGTCGCTCGCCACTATTACCACCCGAGAATGAGGGGATCCCAGTCGATCAAGTACGTTCTGCCCGCTGTTTTAACCGACTCCGCGTTCCTTCAAGAAAAGTACTCGTATCCAATTTACGGATATGAGGTTGATTCCCGTTCCAGCCAGAACTTCTCCAGGCAGACATGGATTCAATTTAGAGAGGATACCGTCATCGATCCCTATGAGCTGCTTCCTGCGGTCTTCGATGATATTGACAGAGAGACATGGAACGAATTTTGGACTGACGAAGACATTCGTGGCGGCGGAGCTGCAATGGCTGCCTACCTCCGCCTGCAGCAAGAGACGCTTCCGCAGGGATATCGAAAAAAGGTTGAGCAGGGCTTACTCAAGTACTGCGAACTGGACACGCTTGCGATGGTTATGATTGTCGAATCGTGGCGGAACCATCCACGCTGAAGTGTTGCCTTGTGGAGTTAGTGAGATCGGTCTGGCCCGCAACGATCGTCATTTCGTCAAAGGGAAGGTCGGAGCAGGCAAAGTAGCAACCACTGAGTAACACTGAGAAAATTGCGATTTGATTGAGAGAACGAGCCATGAAACCCGAAGAGCCTTCCAGTCCACCATCCCAGCCCCGGTCGGAACTGGCGACGCGTTCCAGCATGATCTTCGACTTGAAGGAGGTCTCGGAGGAGCGGTGGAATAGCTTCGTGCTGGTCTACACGCCGCTACTGAAGTTCTGGATCCGCAAAAAGAATATTCCGTCAGCGGCAGAGGACGACATCCTGCAGGAAAGCTTTTACGAGATCTGCAGGAGCATCGGGAATTTCGAGCGTGATGCCGCCAAAGGCAAGTTCCGTGGCTGGCTTCGCACCATCGTTCAGCGACGGGTTGCGGATTACTTCCGATCACGGCCAGAGGATCAGGGCGTTCCCCAGGAAGTGCTCAACCAAGTCGTTTCTCAAGATCAAAAGGACGCCGACGAAATCGAAGGCGAACAGCAAGCACTCGAAGAAGTGAAAGCCCGGGCGTTGGAGTTGGTTCGGCAATCGACCGCCGAAAAGACCTGGCAGATGTTCTGGCTGACCACCGTCGAGGAAGTCCCGACATCCGAGATTGCCAAACAGTTCGATGTAACGACCGCTGCGGTGCGGGTTGCCAAACAGCGTGTACTGAAGCGGCTTCGAGACTTGATGATCGATGAAACCAGCGAAGATTTATAATGCGGATGTTCGGTGTTACGCCCTTCCGATATTCATCCGAAGGAGCATGCCCGGACTCAAAACGAATCATTTGGTACAGCAATCATGGCCGAAATCGCAAGTTGCCCAACGCAAGAGGAGCTCATCCGCCTGACCCACGGCAACTTACCGGGGGAGCGGCTGGAATCCGTCTGCGATCATGTCGAAATATGCGGGAAGTGCCAGGATTCGCTCTCTAAAATCGAAGATCCGCCTGACGCATTCGCGAAACAATTGGTTGGGGTCAGTCCTGATGATCTGGAAAAAGCCCGAACCGCGATTGAAGCGGAAACTCTCAAGGAGACGGCAAACTCCGTGTTGGGGTTTTTCGCACCGGTGCTGGAGTCCAAAGACCGGCGACTCACGCTGACCGTGCCTTGCCAACTGGGACAGTACGAGGTCCTGCGGCTGATTGCTTATGGCGGTATGGGAGAGGTTTACGAGGGTCGGCATGTGCGGCTGAAACGCCCCGTCGCCGTGAAAGTGATTCGAGGGTACCGGCAGGACGATCCCGTTTCACACGAACACTTCCTCCGGGAAATGGAGACCGCCGGTCAGCTGGAACACCCCAACCTGGTCCGGGCCTACGACGCTTGGGAACATGATGGATACCTGTTCCTGGCTCAGGAGTTGCTTGACGGAGAATCCCTCCAGCAGCTCGCCAGCAAGGGACAGATCAAGACGCCCAGCGAGATCGCTGACGCAGTACTCGGCACTTGCCGTGCCCTGGAGCAACTGCACGGCAAAGGATTTATCCATCGGGATGTCAAACCTGCGAACATCATGCGGCTGACCGATGGCACGATCAAACTGATCGACTACGGTCTGGCCGTGGCCGCCGACTCCGGCAAATCAGCGAGTCGAGTCGGGGGCGGAACGGTCGGCTATATGTCACCCGAACAGGCCTACGGGGCAGGCACCGTCGACAATCGTTCTGATATTTACTCTGTGGGCCGTGTGCTGAAGTATTTACTCAGTAAGCTGCCGGAAGTGTTCGCAGAAGCGAAGCAAGCCGAGCTTGTTCAGAAGCTCACCGCACTCGCCGAACGATTGACTCAGCGAGAGCCGACCGCTCGCCTACAAAGCGTCTACGCGGTCATCGTTCAGCTCGAGCAGTTGCAGGAGTCGATCGAACCATTGGAACCGGCAACCGACAAACGAGCACCGCCAGACCCACCGAAGCCTTCACCAGTTGTCGAACGCCCGAGAAAGAAAACAGCGAATCCACGCGAGCCGTCGTCGGCTCCAACAACTGAAGCAAGAACCCAGGCACAGCCGAAGCGTCGCGGCGTCGGGTGGCCGATCATCGCTGTCTTGCTGGTCGGAGTCGCGGGATTTGGTGCGTTTCAAATCACCTTCAAAACCGACCAACAGGCGACGGTTCGGGTCGAGAACCATCAACCCGGCGACATCATTCAAATCACCAGTGAAGACGGGAAGGTTCGGTCTGTTGAGCTTGGCGATCAGCCAAAGTTTGTCGTTGATCGGGGGACCTATGAACTGTCACTCGAAGGCCCCGATAATCGGCAACTAAATCCGACCAGCATCACAGTCACGGGCCGAGATCAACTGACTGTTCGGATCGAAGATCGCTCAGGGGGAAATAAGGGCTTCGAGCCCATTGGCGTTGCGGGCGTTGCCAAGCAACCGCTCAGGCCGAAAGAGATGGAGATCCCCTCCGATCCAGGAACCAGACCAACTGAAGCTGGAAGCACGGCCCCGATGTCCGGCAAGATGGCCAATGCTGCACCGGCAATGATGACCCCCGCCGATTCCAAGACGCTTTCGGCACCATTCTCCGCGACCGACATTCGCACGAGCCGCCAGGCGTGGAGTGAGTCTTTGGGGCTGGCTGAAACTCTCACCGTTGTAACAGGCCAAAATCCGGATTTTGAACTGGAGTTTGTTTTGATACCGCCGGGTACCTTTGAGATGGGCATGCCAGCATCGCTGTCTCTGATGGCTGGCAACAAGCCGGAATGGGCTGAGTCCAGTCGACCTGCTCATCGGGTCACGATCGCTCAGCCATTCTATCTCAGTCGCTACGAAGTGACGCAGCAGCAGTTTCGTGATGTCATGGGAGGCGGACTGACACCGGTCACGGGCGATGGAACCACATTCCCGGCCACGCAGATTCCCTGGAAAGCTTGCGTTGATTTCTGCAATCGGTTGACCCAGTCCGGTACGAACATTCCGACGGGCGGTAAACTGCGTCTGCCAACCGAAGCCGAATGGGAGTACGCCTGCCGAGCTGGAACGACGTCTCGTTTCTGGAGCGGTGACCAGATTGAACCGAGCCAGGCCAGCTTGAGGATCAGTGGTCGCAAATTGACGCTGGAGCCCGTTGATGCATTCGCACCAAATCCATTTGGGCTCCACAACACGCACGGAAACGTCTCCGAGTGGTGTTCCGACTGGTTCTCGCCTGATTACTACGCATTTTCTGGCAACAATGACCCCAAAGGACCTGCCGAAGGCTCACGCAAGGTCATCCGTGGCGGCGGCTATTCCAATCCTCCGTTCTCTGCGACGTCTTACTGGCGACAGAGCCATGAGCCCGACACTCGCAGCGGCAACATCGGTTTGCGGCCCGTGATCGAGCTACCTGCTCGGTAGCCCACGCGAAATCGAAAAGCCGCGATGTTCCGGCGTTTCTGGGATTTCGGGATTTCTTGCGGCATCCGTGTTACGCCCCCGCGATAGGTATGGGGGCGAAGCGAGACGGCTCCCTGCGGCACAAGTCCCAGTTGCGTGCTGGGTGTGTCGGATGTGCTGGGGGCTGCATGGAACCACAAAACATCAGCTTGCTCGCTTCGGTGTTACGCCGTTCCGATATGGATGGGTGTAAAGCGAAAAAAAACGCTTCTTCATTACCCGCATTCAGCAGAAAAAACTGAACATGAAATTGTCAAAACGGGGCTTTGCCAAGAGTGATTCAAGAAAGTGTTTTGAAACAGTGCCCCACGGCTGTCGTTCGGGAAGCACCGCGATAGTGATAATG
Above is a genomic segment from Rosistilla ulvae containing:
- a CDS encoding DUF2779 domain-containing protein encodes the protein MELMTRYLTKSRFILGHGCPTKLFYTKKPEYANSREADEFLQSLAEGGMIVGELAKLYFPGGHDVSTLNYDTALEETSQLLLQNDVVIFEAAVAYENLFCRIDVLVKKGNELQLIEVKAKSIDGNDSDPFRGTRGGVLSDWKKYLLDVAFQRLIFQQAFPTFTVSSWLMCVDKTEECTVDGLHRLFKIESDGSRTSCVFVGDDPAGSICREILKRRRVDGHIDELCSDDFGGRDFEQYVRWLADNYSRDTKVTPEIGVHCRDCEFRCTQQQSDNDRQDGFRECWSEVLGWSDADFDRPTVFDLNNFRRAQEFIDQRRIALEDLTEDDLDFETDAKPGLHPKEMQRVRLNSLKSSSSNAFVDTEGLAEVSRTWRFPLHFIDFETAAPAVPLHRGLRPYQSLAFQFSHHTLGEDGSVSHTGQYLNSELGAFPNFDFLRNLKSSLDGDNGTIFRYAAHENTILNHIVEQLDEFGRHESDYEELRNFACSVSRPTRSHPNPWTVGDRDMVDLRELVARHYYHPRMRGSQSIKYVLPAVLTDSAFLQEKYSYPIYGYEVDSRSSQNFSRQTWIQFREDTVIDPYELLPAVFDDIDRETWNEFWTDEDIRGGGAAMAAYLRLQQETLPQGYRKKVEQGLLKYCELDTLAMVMIVESWRNHPR
- a CDS encoding RNA polymerase sigma factor encodes the protein MKPEEPSSPPSQPRSELATRSSMIFDLKEVSEERWNSFVLVYTPLLKFWIRKKNIPSAAEDDILQESFYEICRSIGNFERDAAKGKFRGWLRTIVQRRVADYFRSRPEDQGVPQEVLNQVVSQDQKDADEIEGEQQALEEVKARALELVRQSTAEKTWQMFWLTTVEEVPTSEIAKQFDVTTAAVRVAKQRVLKRLRDLMIDETSEDL
- a CDS encoding bifunctional serine/threonine-protein kinase/formylglycine-generating enzyme family protein encodes the protein MAEIASCPTQEELIRLTHGNLPGERLESVCDHVEICGKCQDSLSKIEDPPDAFAKQLVGVSPDDLEKARTAIEAETLKETANSVLGFFAPVLESKDRRLTLTVPCQLGQYEVLRLIAYGGMGEVYEGRHVRLKRPVAVKVIRGYRQDDPVSHEHFLREMETAGQLEHPNLVRAYDAWEHDGYLFLAQELLDGESLQQLASKGQIKTPSEIADAVLGTCRALEQLHGKGFIHRDVKPANIMRLTDGTIKLIDYGLAVAADSGKSASRVGGGTVGYMSPEQAYGAGTVDNRSDIYSVGRVLKYLLSKLPEVFAEAKQAELVQKLTALAERLTQREPTARLQSVYAVIVQLEQLQESIEPLEPATDKRAPPDPPKPSPVVERPRKKTANPREPSSAPTTEARTQAQPKRRGVGWPIIAVLLVGVAGFGAFQITFKTDQQATVRVENHQPGDIIQITSEDGKVRSVELGDQPKFVVDRGTYELSLEGPDNRQLNPTSITVTGRDQLTVRIEDRSGGNKGFEPIGVAGVAKQPLRPKEMEIPSDPGTRPTEAGSTAPMSGKMANAAPAMMTPADSKTLSAPFSATDIRTSRQAWSESLGLAETLTVVTGQNPDFELEFVLIPPGTFEMGMPASLSLMAGNKPEWAESSRPAHRVTIAQPFYLSRYEVTQQQFRDVMGGGLTPVTGDGTTFPATQIPWKACVDFCNRLTQSGTNIPTGGKLRLPTEAEWEYACRAGTTSRFWSGDQIEPSQASLRISGRKLTLEPVDAFAPNPFGLHNTHGNVSEWCSDWFSPDYYAFSGNNDPKGPAEGSRKVIRGGGYSNPPFSATSYWRQSHEPDTRSGNIGLRPVIELPAR